One genomic region from Uloborus diversus isolate 005 chromosome 2, Udiv.v.3.1, whole genome shotgun sequence encodes:
- the LOC129217694 gene encoding uncharacterized protein LOC129217694: MLFEDRVLYHVDGGACSPGSSLPGERLPRRWPRTDPSRIWIPSRLLPNRSRRDQDTKKSAFHMLQRYESRDFENSFSVYSDSDEEYFHDYAKSSKAIASTGSPAGDGSSKKSMTNGLTDSSDRCSYQNLVVELPPRRLDRSPLPTLEDILVIRSTDELSDLGVFVESTHPLVENGEMDRDRDSPKQNCDRGSPEGPAVIEAEFAYHKKKSGDDPSFERKVGSKREKRNKTRAKITMPLDHFHQAVDSDGIPEEDAFYESVVGGKNHRDNAREHVAVDDVREFPELGSFWGEGAPPPRGEEEVEVRAEGVTSTRQRGEGEEEVGGRILVVADIPEDVDREMVVDLVSDYGQLLEMETCGGFSKAEFWIPPDVELDWLISCFDGHQPFGAYSTVLHCYEKES, from the exons ATGCTGTTCGAGGACCGGGTCCTGTACCACGTGGATGGGGGTGCATGCTCCCCGGGGAGCTCTCTCCCCGGGGAGCGCCTGCCGAGGAGGTGGCCCCGGACTGATCCGTCACGGATCTGGATCCCCTCTCGCCTGCTGCCCAACAGGAGCAGACGCGATCAG GATACCAAGAAGAGTGCCTTCCACATGCTGCAGAGATACGAGTCTCGGGACTTCGAGAACTCCTTCTCCGTCTACTCCGACTCTGACGAAGAGTACTTCCACGACTACGCCAAGAGCTCGAAAGCCATCGCTTCAACCGGATCTCCGGCGGGAGACGGTTCATCTAAGAAGTCGATGACCAACGGTTTGACCGACTCGTCCGACAGATGCTCGTACCAGAACCTCGTCGTGGAGCTGCCCCCTCGGAGATTGGACAGAAGTCCTCTCCCGACTTTAGAGGACATCCTCGTCATCAGGTCGACAGACGAGCTTTCCGACCTCGGCGTCTTCGTAGAGTCGACCCATCCGCTTGTGGAGAACGGCGAAATGGATCGTGATCGTGACTCGCCGAAACAGAATTGTGATCGTGGCTCGCCGGAGGGACCGGCCGTGATCGAGGCGGAGTTCGCCTACCACAAGAAGAAATCCGGGGACGATCCGTCGTTCGAGAGGAAGGTCGGGTCGAAGAGGGAGAAGAGGAACAAGACCAGGGCGAAGATCACCATGCCGCTGGACCACTTCCACCAGGCCGTCGACTCGGACGGGATCCCCGAGGAGGACGCGTTCTACGAGAGCGTCGTGGGGGGGAAGAATCATCGCGACAATGCACGGGAGCACGTGGCCGTCGACGACGTCCGGGAGTTTCCGGAGCTGGGCTCCTTCTGGGGCGAGGGGGCGCCGCCGCCCCGTGGTGAGGAAGAAGTCGAAGTACGCGCCGAGGGAGTGACGTCGACCAGACAGAGGGGAGAGGGGGAGGAGGAAGTCGGGGGCAGGATCCTGGTGGTGGCCGACATCCCGGAGGACGTGGACCGAGAGATGGTGGTGGATTTGGTGTCCGACTACGGCCAGCTGCTGGAGATGGAGACCTGCGGAGGGTTCTCGAAGGCGGAGTTTTG gATACCCCCCGATGTGGAATTGGATTGGCTCATCAGCTGCTTCGATGGTCATCAGCCGTTCGGCG ctTATTCGACCGTGTTGCACTGTTACGAGAAAGAGAGCTGA